A DNA window from Phaeobacter sp. A36a-5a contains the following coding sequences:
- a CDS encoding AraC family transcriptional regulator, giving the protein MPFDPTHIGEITVAPLSQLTPDGPWQVELAHDRPENLLIWITRGQGRVFLNGQQRGFGPNSAIFVPAGTLWSLELGRQCIGQVMNVPTSTPMDFPDAADTLRIPDAQDQAVINSMFQAMQAEQQDRPALWYRAMQAHGTLIAIHIRRLMAERSSTSGKPTAAQRLAQGYCGRIVECYAQHASMADHAAALNVTPTHLTRVCKSETGKTAGALLTERQLHAARSLLINSELPMRDIASTLGFGSAAYFTRFITQHTGETPSRLRKQAREKLKRAA; this is encoded by the coding sequence ATGCCTTTTGACCCCACCCATATCGGCGAGATCACAGTCGCACCGCTGTCGCAGCTGACTCCCGATGGGCCTTGGCAGGTCGAATTGGCACATGACCGCCCCGAAAATCTGCTGATCTGGATCACCCGTGGCCAGGGGCGGGTCTTTCTGAACGGGCAGCAGCGTGGCTTTGGCCCCAACAGCGCAATCTTTGTTCCGGCCGGGACCCTGTGGTCGCTGGAACTGGGGCGACAGTGCATCGGCCAGGTCATGAATGTGCCCACCTCGACCCCGATGGATTTCCCCGATGCCGCCGACACGCTGCGCATCCCCGATGCTCAGGATCAGGCGGTGATCAACAGCATGTTCCAGGCCATGCAGGCCGAACAGCAGGATCGCCCCGCGCTGTGGTATCGCGCGATGCAGGCCCATGGCACGCTGATCGCAATCCACATCCGCCGCCTGATGGCGGAACGCAGCAGCACCAGCGGCAAACCCACCGCTGCCCAGCGGCTGGCTCAGGGTTATTGCGGGCGCATTGTCGAATGCTATGCCCAACATGCCAGCATGGCCGATCATGCCGCCGCGCTGAATGTGACGCCAACACATCTGACCCGCGTCTGCAAATCCGAAACCGGCAAGACGGCGGGCGCTCTGCTGACCGAGCGCCAGCTGCACGCGGCGCGCAGCCTGCTGATCAACTCTGAATTGCCGATGCGCGATATCGCCTCGACCCTCGGTTTTGGCAGCGCCGCCTATTTCACCCGCTTCATCACCCAGCACACCGGTGAAACCCCAAGCCGTCTGCGCAAACAGGCGCGCGAAAAGCTGAAACGCGCCGCCTGA
- the miaA gene encoding tRNA (adenosine(37)-N6)-dimethylallyltransferase MiaA — translation MTTATQLPDIPPHQPVLIAGPTASGKSALALQIAEAQGGVIVNADASQVYDCWRVITARPSPEEEAQAPHLLYGHQPYDADYSVGHWLREVLPLLDHGPRPIIVGGTGLYFSALTQGLAEIPATPAEVRAQADLLSLEDMRAALDAATAERIDLLNRARVQRAYEVLTATGRGLADWQAETPPPPLPLDRCTAIVFDTDKDWLEARIRRRFDAMMEAGAMEEIAAMQDRYDPALPSCRAIGVPELMAHYLGAMTEAEARERASVATRQFAKRQRTWFRARMKQWTPYRPA, via the coding sequence ATGACCACCGCAACCCAGCTGCCAGACATCCCGCCCCACCAGCCGGTGCTGATCGCCGGGCCAACCGCCTCCGGCAAATCGGCGCTGGCGCTTCAGATCGCCGAAGCTCAGGGCGGCGTGATCGTCAATGCCGATGCCAGTCAGGTCTATGACTGCTGGCGGGTGATCACCGCCCGCCCCTCCCCCGAGGAAGAGGCACAGGCCCCGCATCTGCTCTATGGCCACCAGCCTTATGACGCCGACTATTCCGTCGGGCATTGGCTGCGCGAGGTGCTGCCGCTGCTGGACCACGGCCCCCGTCCGATCATCGTCGGTGGCACCGGGCTTTATTTCAGCGCCCTCACGCAGGGCCTTGCGGAGATCCCTGCCACCCCGGCCGAGGTCCGGGCGCAGGCCGATCTGCTGTCGCTTGAGGATATGCGCGCGGCGCTGGATGCCGCGACGGCTGAGCGGATCGACCTTCTCAATCGCGCCCGGGTGCAGCGCGCCTATGAGGTGCTGACTGCGACCGGTCGTGGCCTGGCCGACTGGCAGGCCGAAACACCGCCGCCGCCGCTGCCACTGGATCGCTGCACCGCGATTGTTTTTGACACCGACAAGGACTGGCTCGAAGCGCGCATCCGCCGCCGCTTTGATGCGATGATGGAGGCCGGTGCGATGGAGGAGATTGCCGCCATGCAGGATCGCTATGATCCCGCGCTGCCCTCCTGCCGCGCAATTGGCGTGCCGGAGCTGATGGCGCATTACCTGGGCGCGATGACCGAGGCGGAGGCGCGGGAGCGGGCCTCGGTTGCGACCCGGCAGTTTGCCAAACGTCAGCGCACTTGGTTCCGCGCGCGAATGAAGCAGTGGACGCCCTACCGTCCGGCCTGA
- the pyrH gene encoding UMP kinase: MPLTNDQPEATPAATYKRVMLKISGEALMGDQGFGLHPPTVQRIAQEVKSVRDMGVEICMVIGGGNIFRGLSGSAQGMERTTADYMGMLATVMNALAMQSALEGLGVFTRVISAIRMDEVAEPYIRRRAVRHLEKKRVCIFAAGTGNPYFTTDTAATLRANEMACEAIFMGKNGVDGVYDKDPAQHDDAVRYDTISYDEVLAKRLKVMDASAIALARDNNLPLMVFPLDEPGGFRGILAGKGTYTKVHG, encoded by the coding sequence ATGCCCCTTACAAACGATCAGCCGGAGGCCACGCCGGCGGCAACCTATAAACGTGTGATGCTGAAAATCTCAGGCGAGGCGCTGATGGGGGACCAGGGGTTTGGCCTGCATCCGCCGACCGTCCAGCGCATCGCGCAGGAGGTGAAATCCGTGCGAGACATGGGCGTGGAGATCTGCATGGTGATCGGCGGCGGCAATATCTTCCGCGGGTTGTCCGGCTCGGCCCAGGGGATGGAGCGGACAACGGCCGACTATATGGGGATGCTGGCCACGGTGATGAATGCGCTGGCGATGCAGTCGGCGCTGGAAGGTCTGGGTGTCTTTACCCGGGTGATCTCGGCCATTCGCATGGATGAGGTGGCCGAGCCCTACATTCGCCGCCGCGCCGTGCGTCACCTTGAAAAGAAACGGGTCTGCATTTTTGCCGCAGGCACCGGCAACCCCTATTTCACCACCGATACCGCGGCCACGCTGCGCGCCAATGAGATGGCCTGCGAGGCGATCTTTATGGGTAAGAATGGCGTCGATGGTGTCTATGACAAGGATCCCGCGCAGCATGACGACGCGGTGCGTTATGACACCATCAGCTACGACGAGGTTCTGGCCAAGCGGTTGAAGGTGATGGATGCCTCGGCCATTGCGCTGGCGCGCGACAACAACCTGCCGCTGATGGTGTTCCCGCTGGATGAGCCGGGCGGCTTCCGGGGAATTCTGGCGGGCAAGGGGACCTACACGAAGGTTCACGGCTAA
- the frr gene encoding ribosome recycling factor — protein MSDDFILDTDDLQRRMDGAMANLRTEFASLRTGRASASMLEPVMVDAYGSMTPINQVGTVNVPEPRMVTINVWDKALVGKVEKAIRESGLGINPQLNGTIIMLPIPELNEERRRELTKVAGQYAEHARVSIRNVRRDGMDQIKKAKADGMSEDDQKLWEGEVQELTDKMIKVVDAALETKQAEIMQV, from the coding sequence ATGTCTGACGATTTTATTCTCGATACCGATGATCTACAGCGCCGCATGGATGGTGCCATGGCCAATCTCAGAACCGAATTCGCGTCGCTGCGGACCGGTCGTGCCTCCGCCTCGATGCTGGAGCCCGTGATGGTGGACGCCTATGGCTCGATGACGCCGATCAACCAGGTTGGCACCGTCAACGTGCCGGAGCCGCGCATGGTCACCATCAACGTCTGGGACAAGGCGCTGGTCGGCAAGGTGGAGAAGGCGATCCGCGAATCCGGCCTGGGCATCAACCCGCAGCTTAACGGCACCATCATCATGCTGCCGATCCCGGAGCTGAACGAGGAGCGCCGCCGCGAGCTGACCAAGGTTGCCGGCCAGTACGCCGAACACGCCCGCGTATCGATCCGCAACGTGCGCCGCGATGGGATGGACCAGATCAAGAAAGCCAAGGCCGACGGCATGTCCGAGGACGACCAGAAGCTCTGGGAAGGCGAAGTTCAGGAGCTGACCGACAAGATGATTAAGGTTGTCGACGCGGCTCTGGAAACCAAACAAGCCGAAATTATGCAGGTCTGA
- a CDS encoding isoprenyl transferase, which yields MSQSTDTVLAPDESDLAPERGPKHVAIIMDGNGRWAQARGRPRLFGHHAGAKRVREVVECCPALGVKYLTIFAFSTENWKRTQVEVAGLMSLFRRYISKEMKALSQRNVRVRFIGDRVRLDKKLVALMDQLEQETACNDGTHLTIALNYGSRDEVARATKRLAEDVAAGRLNPADVDEETLPRYLDTHVLPDPDLVIRTSGEARISNFLLWQSAYAEYEFIDTLWPDFTADEMDRLCRSYGQRDRRFGAVKT from the coding sequence ATGTCACAGAGCACAGACACCGTCCTGGCGCCGGATGAGAGCGACCTCGCACCGGAACGCGGCCCGAAACATGTTGCCATCATCATGGATGGCAATGGCCGCTGGGCACAGGCGCGGGGCCGTCCGCGTCTGTTCGGTCACCACGCGGGCGCCAAACGGGTGCGCGAGGTGGTGGAATGCTGCCCCGCGCTGGGGGTGAAATACCTCACCATCTTTGCCTTTTCGACCGAGAACTGGAAGCGCACACAGGTGGAGGTCGCAGGCCTCATGAGCCTGTTCCGCCGCTATATCTCCAAGGAGATGAAAGCGCTGTCGCAGCGCAATGTCCGGGTCCGTTTCATCGGGGACCGGGTGCGGCTGGACAAAAAGCTGGTCGCGCTGATGGACCAGCTGGAGCAGGAGACCGCCTGCAATGACGGTACCCACCTGACCATCGCGCTGAATTATGGCAGCCGTGACGAGGTGGCGCGGGCCACCAAACGGCTGGCCGAGGATGTGGCAGCGGGGCGCCTGAACCCTGCGGATGTGGATGAGGAAACCCTGCCACGTTATCTCGATACCCATGTGTTGCCCGATCCAGATCTGGTCATCCGCACCAGCGGTGAAGCGCGGATCTCCAACTTTCTGCTGTGGCAGTCGGCCTATGCGGAATATGAGTTCATCGACACGCTGTGGCCGGATTTCACCGCCGACGAGATGGACCGGCTGTGCCGCAGCTACGGGCAGCGGGATCGCCGGTTTGGCGCGGTGAAGACATGA
- a CDS encoding phosphatidate cytidylyltransferase, giving the protein MSAAGRWADLMPRVISAIVMIVVGGWAVWRGGVVFDLLIAAACGGMIWELLRMVVPDRQGLALPLGVLSMGAVLAAALMGGGWALGLLLIPALLGALAIDIRRGIYIGFALWVLFAAYAFIWMRSALGLDWMIWLISVVVATDIAGYFAGKTFGGPKFWPRVSPKKTWSGTSAGWIAAAAVGAVFAVQGGLGFGVVLLSVLVSMASQAGDVAESALKRKMAVKDSSGLIPGHGGLFDRFDGMLGAAAMVLLVLSLWGLPGGTI; this is encoded by the coding sequence ATGAGCGCCGCGGGACGTTGGGCCGATCTGATGCCGCGGGTGATCTCCGCCATCGTAATGATCGTCGTGGGTGGCTGGGCCGTGTGGCGCGGGGGCGTGGTGTTTGACCTGCTGATCGCGGCGGCCTGTGGTGGCATGATCTGGGAATTGCTGCGCATGGTGGTGCCTGATCGTCAGGGGCTGGCGCTGCCGCTCGGCGTTCTGTCGATGGGGGCGGTGCTGGCCGCAGCGCTGATGGGCGGCGGCTGGGCGCTTGGCCTGCTGCTGATACCGGCGCTGCTGGGCGCGCTGGCCATCGACATCCGCCGGGGCATTTACATCGGTTTCGCGCTTTGGGTGCTGTTCGCGGCCTATGCGTTCATCTGGATGCGCAGCGCGCTGGGGCTGGATTGGATGATCTGGCTGATCTCGGTTGTGGTGGCCACGGATATTGCGGGCTATTTCGCGGGTAAGACCTTTGGCGGGCCGAAATTCTGGCCGCGTGTGAGCCCGAAGAAAACCTGGTCCGGCACCTCTGCGGGCTGGATCGCGGCCGCAGCTGTTGGTGCGGTCTTTGCGGTGCAGGGCGGGCTTGGCTTTGGCGTCGTGCTGTTGTCGGTGCTAGTCTCCATGGCCAGCCAGGCCGGTGACGTTGCCGAAAGCGCGCTGAAACGGAAGATGGCTGTGAAGGATTCCAGCGGCCTGATCCCGGGCCACGGCGGGCTGTTCGACCGCTTTGACGGTATGCTGGGCGCGGCGGCCATGGTGCTGCTGGTACTCAGCCTGTGGGGTTTGCCCGGCGGGACGATCTGA
- the dxr gene encoding 1-deoxy-D-xylulose-5-phosphate reductoisomerase — translation MRKISIFGATGSIGQNTIDLIRRAPGDYNVVALTGGANIAQLAQDARALRADIAVTAYDDKLPELRAALDGSGIVAAAGQAALVEAASRPADWVMSAIVGAAGLAPGLEALKQGATLSLANKESLVCAGALLLETARSHNARLLPVDSEHSAVFQGLVGEDIAAVERVVITASGGAFRDWPLEQLKTATVAQASSHPNWDMGQRITIDSASMFNKALEVIETREFFRVDPDQIEVVVHPESIVHALVGFRDGALMAHLGAPDMRHAIGYALHWPERRELPVERLDLARLAQLTFRAPDPARYPALRLAYDVMARGGLMGAVFNAAKERALDHFIAGRIGFLDMAEVVARVLDQFDSADRGLDEAMTLDTVRRTDHLARMDADNEILKYVR, via the coding sequence ATGCGCAAGATCTCGATTTTCGGGGCCACCGGGTCCATTGGTCAGAATACGATTGACCTGATCCGGCGGGCCCCCGGTGACTACAATGTGGTGGCGCTGACCGGTGGCGCCAATATTGCCCAGCTGGCACAGGATGCCAGAGCGCTGCGTGCCGATATCGCCGTGACCGCCTATGATGACAAGCTGCCGGAGCTGCGGGCCGCCCTGGACGGTTCGGGCATCGTGGCGGCCGCCGGGCAGGCGGCGCTGGTCGAGGCGGCGTCGCGACCTGCGGATTGGGTCATGTCGGCGATTGTCGGCGCGGCTGGCCTTGCTCCGGGGCTCGAGGCGCTGAAGCAGGGCGCGACTCTGTCGCTGGCGAATAAGGAATCGCTGGTTTGCGCCGGAGCGCTGCTGCTGGAGACCGCCCGCAGCCATAATGCGCGGCTCCTGCCCGTGGACAGCGAACATTCGGCGGTGTTTCAGGGGCTGGTCGGTGAAGACATCGCGGCGGTGGAACGTGTGGTGATCACCGCCTCTGGCGGGGCGTTTCGCGACTGGCCGCTGGAGCAGCTGAAGACCGCCACGGTGGCACAGGCCTCCTCGCATCCCAATTGGGACATGGGCCAGCGGATCACTATCGACAGTGCGTCCATGTTCAACAAGGCGCTGGAAGTCATTGAGACCCGTGAGTTTTTTCGCGTCGATCCAGACCAGATCGAAGTGGTGGTGCATCCTGAATCCATCGTTCACGCGCTGGTCGGTTTTCGCGACGGTGCGCTGATGGCGCATCTCGGCGCGCCGGATATGCGCCATGCCATTGGTTATGCGCTGCATTGGCCCGAACGGCGCGAGCTGCCTGTGGAGCGGCTGGATCTGGCGCGGCTGGCGCAGCTGACGTTTCGGGCGCCTGATCCCGCGCGCTATCCGGCATTGCGGCTGGCCTATGATGTGATGGCGCGGGGCGGGCTGATGGGGGCGGTGTTCAATGCCGCCAAGGAACGGGCGCTGGATCATTTCATCGCCGGGCGCATCGGCTTTCTGGACATGGCCGAAGTGGTGGCGCGGGTGCTGGATCAATTTGACAGTGCAGATCGCGGGCTAGATGAGGCAATGACACTTGATACGGTGCGCCGGACCGACCATCTCGCCCGTATGGACGCCGACAATGAAATTTTGAAATATGTAAGGTAA
- the rseP gene encoding RIP metalloprotease RseP, giving the protein MDLVSFLPQFGGYLYVIASFVVALSVIVAVHEYGHYIVGRWSGIHAEVFSLGFGPVLFSRVDKRGTRWQVALLPFGGYVKFLGDADAASGKDSAAMADAAADPVALRRTMHGAPLWARAATVAAGPVFNFIMSALIFAGVFMVQGTMRDPLTVERLVPLPGLQTGLREGDALLQINGVDVPSLEDNTAFAAFRDAVPEQQPLTYTVLRDGQQTEVEGPYPWPPHVRGVAPRSAASDIDLQPGDVITAVDGAPIFAFDQLKRAVESAEGKVLLLKVWRAGEEFEMALAPRRVDEPQADGGFATRWRMGIVGGLAFEPATESLGLGEALGGGAAQVWGVVEMSLSGLKHMITGAISTCNLSGPIGIAETSGAMASQGAASFIRFIAVLSTAVGLLNLFPIPALDGGHLMFYAYEAVTGKPPNDAVMRVLMAVGISAILSLMMFALFNDIFC; this is encoded by the coding sequence TTGGATCTCGTCTCCTTTCTTCCGCAGTTTGGCGGGTATCTCTATGTGATTGCCAGCTTTGTGGTGGCCCTGTCGGTGATCGTGGCTGTGCATGAATATGGCCATTACATCGTCGGGCGCTGGTCCGGGATCCATGCCGAGGTCTTCTCGCTGGGATTCGGTCCGGTGCTGTTTTCGCGGGTGGACAAGCGCGGCACCCGCTGGCAGGTGGCGCTGCTGCCGTTTGGTGGCTACGTGAAGTTCCTTGGTGATGCGGATGCGGCCTCGGGCAAGGATAGCGCGGCAATGGCGGATGCGGCGGCTGATCCGGTGGCGCTGCGGCGCACGATGCACGGCGCGCCGCTTTGGGCGCGGGCGGCCACCGTCGCGGCGGGGCCGGTGTTCAACTTCATCATGTCCGCGCTGATTTTTGCCGGTGTTTTCATGGTGCAGGGCACCATGCGCGATCCGCTGACGGTGGAGCGGCTGGTGCCGCTGCCGGGGCTGCAAACCGGCCTGCGCGAAGGTGACGCGCTGTTGCAGATCAACGGTGTCGATGTTCCCTCGCTGGAGGATAACACTGCCTTTGCGGCCTTCCGCGATGCGGTGCCGGAACAGCAGCCGCTAACCTATACCGTGCTGCGCGACGGCCAGCAGACCGAGGTCGAAGGACCGTATCCCTGGCCGCCGCATGTGCGTGGCGTGGCACCGCGCAGTGCCGCGTCTGACATCGACCTGCAGCCGGGCGATGTGATCACCGCCGTGGATGGCGCGCCGATCTTTGCCTTTGACCAGCTGAAACGTGCGGTTGAAAGCGCCGAGGGCAAGGTGTTGCTGCTGAAGGTCTGGCGCGCTGGCGAAGAGTTCGAGATGGCTCTGGCGCCCCGCCGTGTGGATGAGCCGCAGGCGGATGGCGGCTTTGCCACCCGCTGGCGTATGGGCATTGTCGGTGGTCTGGCGTTTGAGCCTGCGACCGAGAGCCTGGGCCTTGGAGAGGCGCTTGGCGGTGGCGCGGCGCAGGTCTGGGGCGTGGTCGAAATGTCGCTTTCCGGGCTGAAACATATGATCACCGGTGCGATCAGCACCTGCAACCTGTCGGGTCCGATTGGCATTGCCGAGACCTCTGGTGCGATGGCAAGCCAGGGGGCGGCCAGCTTCATTCGGTTTATCGCCGTGCTCTCCACTGCCGTTGGCCTGCTGAACCTGTTCCCGATCCCGGCGCTGGATGGCGGGCATCTGATGTTCTACGCCTATGAGGCGGTGACCGGTAAGCCGCCGAATGATGCGGTGATGCGGGTACTGATGGCGGTTGGTATCTCCGCCATCCTCAGCCTGATGATGTTTGCGCTTTTCAACGATATCTTCTGCTAG
- the bamA gene encoding outer membrane protein assembly factor BamA codes for MVRGKHTGRSCGGRKLGAHILYRNASAVALAVALGFVLTPEFAVAQSYSFTNVQVEGNQRIQTSTIVAYTGIERGKSVSAGQLNDAYQRILDSGVFESVEIVPQGNTLVIKVTEFPTINKISFEGNRRIKDDAMAELIESAPRRVFNPTVAERDASNLAEAYGAQGRLATTVTPRIIRRSDNRVDLVFEISEGDTIEVERVSFIGNRVYSDRRLRRVLETKQAGLLRTFIRADTLIEDRLEFDKQVLRDFYLSRGYVDVRINSTNAEVTEERDAAFLVVDISEGQKFEFGEISVTSEMSEADADEFRKVLRVRPGVTYSPSVVENAIRRLETYAIRKGIDFLRAEPRISRNDRELTLDVDFVLTRGPRVFVERIDIEGNTTTLDRVIRQQFRTVEGDPFNPREIRESAERIRALGFFETAEVDVREGSSAGEVVVDVDVEEKPTGALSLGGAYSVNDGFGLSIGLSENNFLGRGQRLSFNISTAQDAEEYTLGFTEPYLLGRDLRLDLDLGLSETDSSFALYDTKRAFFSPALTFQTSENSSLQIRYTWDEDEMITRGDDSAGIPLAGPVVRSEINQGAINASSIGFTYTVDSRLNGLDPNSGYLFQVGADYAGLGGDSEYLRTTAKIIAQRRVFNEEVTLRATIEAGAFAWQGDGFSRSIDRFVLSPNILRGFEPGGIGPRDQSPNGAGGTYNDFLGGNYYAAARFDAEFPLGLPEEIGLRGGLFYDVGNLWGLNNADTGAAGGNIVGRGGSYRHVVGFSLLWTTGFGPLRFNFSKALKKEDFDQEQSFDLTLQARF; via the coding sequence ATGGTTCGGGGGAAGCACACAGGTAGATCCTGTGGGGGGCGCAAATTAGGTGCCCATATTTTGTATAGAAACGCATCTGCTGTAGCGCTGGCTGTTGCCTTGGGATTTGTCCTGACGCCAGAGTTCGCGGTGGCGCAGAGCTATAGTTTCACAAACGTTCAGGTCGAGGGCAATCAACGCATCCAGACCTCAACAATTGTGGCCTATACCGGCATTGAGCGGGGCAAATCGGTGAGCGCCGGGCAGCTCAACGATGCCTATCAGCGCATTCTGGACAGCGGCGTATTCGAAAGCGTCGAGATTGTTCCGCAGGGCAATACGCTGGTGATCAAGGTCACCGAATTTCCGACCATCAACAAGATCAGCTTTGAAGGCAATCGCCGCATCAAGGACGATGCCATGGCCGAGCTGATCGAATCGGCGCCGCGCCGGGTATTCAACCCCACGGTCGCCGAGCGTGATGCCTCCAATCTGGCCGAAGCCTATGGTGCACAGGGACGTCTGGCCACAACCGTGACACCGCGCATCATCCGGCGCAGCGACAACCGTGTCGATCTGGTGTTCGAAATCTCCGAAGGTGACACCATCGAGGTCGAGCGCGTGTCCTTCATCGGCAACCGCGTCTATTCCGATCGTCGTCTGCGCCGCGTGCTGGAGACCAAACAGGCCGGTCTGCTGCGCACCTTCATCCGCGCCGATACGCTGATCGAGGACCGTCTGGAATTCGACAAGCAGGTGCTGCGCGATTTCTACCTGTCGCGCGGCTATGTTGACGTGCGTATCAACAGCACCAATGCCGAGGTAACCGAAGAACGCGACGCCGCCTTCCTGGTGGTGGATATCAGCGAGGGCCAGAAGTTCGAGTTTGGCGAAATCTCGGTCACCAGCGAGATGTCGGAAGCTGACGCCGATGAGTTCCGCAAGGTTCTGAGGGTCCGCCCCGGGGTAACCTATTCGCCGAGCGTGGTGGAAAATGCCATCCGGCGCCTGGAAACATATGCGATCCGCAAGGGGATTGATTTCCTGCGGGCCGAGCCGCGGATCAGCCGCAATGATCGCGAGCTGACGCTGGACGTGGATTTTGTGCTGACCCGTGGCCCGCGCGTGTTCGTTGAGCGGATCGACATCGAAGGCAACACAACCACGCTGGACCGGGTGATCCGTCAGCAGTTCCGCACCGTCGAGGGCGACCCGTTCAATCCGCGCGAAATCCGCGAAAGCGCTGAACGCATCCGTGCGCTGGGGTTCTTTGAAACCGCCGAGGTGGACGTGCGCGAAGGCAGCAGCGCCGGTGAGGTGGTTGTCGATGTGGACGTCGAGGAAAAGCCGACGGGTGCACTGAGCCTTGGTGGTGCCTACTCGGTCAACGACGGCTTCGGTCTCAGCATCGGCCTGTCGGAGAACAACTTCCTTGGTCGGGGGCAGCGCCTGTCGTTCAACATCTCGACCGCTCAGGACGCCGAGGAATACACGCTTGGCTTCACCGAGCCCTATCTTCTGGGGCGCGACCTGCGTCTTGATCTGGATCTGGGTCTGTCTGAGACGGATTCCAGCTTTGCGCTTTACGACACCAAACGTGCGTTCTTCTCGCCCGCGCTGACCTTCCAAACCTCGGAAAACAGCAGCCTTCAGATCCGGTACACCTGGGATGAGGATGAGATGATCACCCGTGGTGATGATTCCGCCGGGATCCCGCTGGCCGGTCCTGTGGTTCGAAGCGAGATCAACCAGGGTGCGATCAACGCCAGTTCCATCGGCTTTACCTATACTGTTGACAGCCGCCTGAACGGACTGGATCCGAATTCGGGCTATCTGTTCCAGGTTGGGGCCGATTATGCCGGGCTTGGCGGGGATTCCGAATATCTGCGCACCACCGCAAAGATCATCGCCCAGCGTCGTGTCTTCAACGAAGAGGTGACATTGCGGGCAACGATCGAGGCAGGCGCCTTTGCCTGGCAGGGGGATGGCTTCAGCCGCTCCATTGATCGGTTTGTCCTGTCGCCCAATATCCTGCGTGGTTTTGAACCGGGTGGTATCGGTCCACGGGACCAGTCGCCCAATGGCGCAGGCGGGACCTATAACGACTTCCTCGGCGGCAACTATTACGCGGCGGCCCGCTTTGATGCGGAATTCCCGCTGGGCCTGCCGGAAGAGATCGGCCTGCGAGGCGGTCTGTTCTATGATGTGGGCAACCTCTGGGGTCTGAACAATGCCGATACCGGCGCGGCGGGCGGCAATATTGTCGGGCGCGGCGGGTCGTACCGTCATGTGGTCGGCTTCTCGCTGTTGTGGACAACCGGATTTGGTCCTTTGCGGTTCAATTTCTCCAAGGCGCTGAAGAAAGAAGACTTCGACCAAGAGCAGAGCTTTGATTTGACGTTGCAGGCGCGGTTCTGA
- a CDS encoding OmpH family outer membrane protein: protein MTRAVDTRHTGALAEMLAPFVRGLAMLPLLVLPAMAQETALPGAGFAFGETLQLGAPQTGLLTIQSERLYAESAFGQRVSQELDAEGAVLTAENRRIEAELRAEELELTERRSSMDPAAFRALADAFDKKVQETRRQQDQKLRDINQIGEDARRDFFTASLPVLQQIMLEAGAGAILEHASVFLSADAADVTDLAIARVNEVLGDGRESLPEATGE from the coding sequence ATGACACGAGCTGTGGACACACGGCACACGGGGGCGCTGGCTGAGATGCTGGCGCCTTTTGTGCGCGGGCTTGCGATGCTGCCGCTGCTGGTGCTGCCTGCGATGGCGCAGGAGACGGCATTACCGGGGGCGGGCTTTGCCTTTGGCGAGACATTGCAGCTGGGCGCACCGCAGACCGGGCTGCTGACCATCCAGTCCGAGCGGCTCTATGCCGAGAGCGCCTTTGGTCAGCGTGTTTCCCAGGAACTGGATGCCGAGGGTGCGGTCCTGACGGCCGAAAACCGCCGGATCGAGGCGGAGCTGCGTGCAGAGGAACTTGAGCTGACCGAGCGTCGCAGCAGCATGGATCCTGCGGCGTTTCGCGCGCTGGCCGATGCTTTTGACAAAAAGGTGCAGGAAACCCGTCGTCAACAGGATCAGAAACTGCGCGATATCAATCAGATCGGCGAAGATGCACGGCGTGATTTCTTCACCGCTTCGCTGCCTGTGCTGCAACAGATCATGTTGGAAGCCGGGGCTGGAGCCATTCTGGAACACGCCAGCGTGTTTCTGAGCGCAGATGCCGCGGATGTCACCGATCTGGCGATCGCGCGGGTGAACGAAGTGCTCGGCGACGGGCGTGAGAGCCTGCCCGAGGCCACCGGCGAATAG
- the fabZ gene encoding 3-hydroxyacyl-ACP dehydratase FabZ: MTTELKSADIHLIQRILPHRYPFLLVDKVVEIDGYSSACGIKNVTMNEPHFQGHFPGTPIMPGVTIVEAMAQTAGVMLGVGMDMIDTELLIYFMNIDKCKFRRKVIPGDVLEMRVETTRGKPGGKIFKFKGVATVNGETAAEAEFSAMIDVQKD; this comes from the coding sequence ATGACAACCGAGCTGAAAAGCGCCGACATTCACCTGATCCAGCGGATCCTGCCGCATCGCTACCCGTTTCTGCTGGTCGACAAGGTGGTCGAGATCGACGGCTATTCCTCGGCCTGCGGGATCAAGAACGTCACCATGAACGAACCGCATTTCCAGGGCCATTTCCCGGGCACGCCGATTATGCCGGGCGTCACCATCGTCGAGGCGATGGCACAGACTGCGGGCGTGATGCTGGGCGTAGGCATGGATATGATCGACACCGAGCTGCTGATCTATTTCATGAACATCGACAAATGCAAATTCCGCCGCAAGGTGATCCCCGGCGATGTGCTGGAGATGCGGGTGGAGACCACAAGGGGCAAGCCCGGTGGCAAGATCTTCAAGTTCAAGGGTGTTGCAACCGTCAATGGTGAGACTGCGGCGGAGGCCGAGTTCTCGGCCATGATCGACGTGCAGAAGGATTGA